GCCCGCAAGGCCGGCATCACCCACGAGGGCCTGCCCGTGTTCGGCACGGTCGCGGAGGCCATGGAGAAGACCGGCGCGGACGTGTCGGTCGTCTTCGTGCCGCCGGCGTTCACCAAGGACGCGGTCAAGGAGGCCATCGACGCCGAGATCCCGCTCTGCGTCGTGATCACCGAGGGCGTGCCGGTGCACGACTCGACCGAGTTCTGGGCGTACGCGGTCGCCAAGGGCAACAAGACCCGCATCATCGGGCCCAACTGCCCCGGCATCGCCTCCCCCGGCGCGTCCAACGCGGGCATCATCCCGGCCGACATCACCACCGCCGGCCGCATCGGCCTGGTCTCGAAGTCGGGCACGCTCACGTACCAGCTGATGTACGAGCTGCGTGACTTCGGCTTCTCGACCGCGGTCGGCATCGGCGGCGACCCCGTGATCGGCACGACGCACATCGACGCGCTCCAGGCGTTCCAGGAGGACCCGGGCACGGACGCGATCGTG
The nucleotide sequence above comes from Nonomuraea helvata. Encoded proteins:
- the sucD gene encoding succinate--CoA ligase subunit alpha; translated protein: MAIWLTENSKIIVQGMTGGEGTKHTRRMLASGAKVVGGVNARKAGITHEGLPVFGTVAEAMEKTGADVSVVFVPPAFTKDAVKEAIDAEIPLCVVITEGVPVHDSTEFWAYAVAKGNKTRIIGPNCPGIASPGASNAGIIPADITTAGRIGLVSKSGTLTYQLMYELRDFGFSTAVGIGGDPVIGTTHIDALQAFQEDPGTDAIVMIGEIGGDAEERAAAYIEQHVTKPVVAYVAGFTAPEGKTMGHAGAIVSGSAGTAQAKKEALEKVGVRVGKTPSETAQLMREIMQAR